The window CCTGCTCCTGCCTGATAAAATAATGAATTGTTTTTGCTCAAAAATGTTCGAATCATAATTGCCTGATTACAGTCGCCATTCAAACCAATCATTCCGATGCAACCGCCGTAATAACCGCGCGAATCTTTTTCGTATTCATTAATTAGCTGGAGGGCTTTGTATTTTGGCGCTCCGCTTAAAGTTCCCTGTGGGAAAGTATCAGAAACAATGTTAAAAGGATTGGTGTTTTCCTCTAATTCAGCAGTAACTTCACTTACCATGTGAATAACGTGAGAGAAAAGCTGAATTTCTTTTAACTTAGTTACAGTCACATTTTTTCCTTTTTTTCCTAAATCGTTTCGGGCTAAATCTACCAACATCGTGTGTTCAGCATTTTCTTTTGGGTCTTTTTTTAGGGCTTCTGCAGACTGCAAATCGGTTTCAAAATCACCGCTTCTTTTAAAAGTTCCTGCAATAGGATGGATGACGGCTTTGCTGTTTTTAATAATTAATTGACTTTCAGGGCTTGAACCAAATAATTTGTAATTTCCATAGTCAAAAAAGAATAGATAAGGGGATGGATTGATATTTCTCAAAGCACGATAAACATTAAACTCGTCGCCTTTAAATTTCTGCTCAAACTTTCTGCTCAAAACCAATTGAAATACATCACCTCTTTTGCAGTGTTTCTGGGCTTTATCTACCAGTTCCAAATATTCTTCATCGGTAAGATTTGAAGTTTCGTAGCCGTCTTTTTCAAATGGATAAACAAGGGTGTTTTTATTTTTAATTAAATCCTGTAACAAAAGCATTTCAGATTTTACACCATCAATTTTATTTTCTATAAGGTGCATTTCATCATTAAAATGATTGATGGCAATCACATATTGATAGAGTCTGTAACGAAGAATCGGGATTTCAACTTCTTTGCTTTGAGGTTTAAAATTGATATTTTCAAAAAGCGGAACAGCTTCAAAACTGGTATATCCGAAAAGGCTTTGCGCAGTTTCTTCTATGTTGTCATTGGTTTTTTCGCAAACAAAAACTCTAGAAAAATCGTTTAGCAATTGCGTAACTTCTATATTTTCTAGCGATTTTTTCTCAGGATTTTCATTGGGGAATTTGATTTCATATTCATGAAGATTTTTGATTTCAATTCCTGCAATGGCGTTTACTGCGATAAAAGAAAAGTTGTTGTCGATATTTTTTGCATCTGAGCTTTCAAGCAAAATGGTATCACGAAATTTATCTCTTATCTGAAGGTAAATATTCATCGGAGTTTGCAGGTCTCCCAATGTTTTTTTTGAGGTGGTTTTTATATTGATTTTATGGGTAAACATTTTTATAATTTTTTAAATAATGAACAAAAAAAAGACTTCAACGCAATCGTCAAAGTCTCTGTATATTTTTCTATAGAATTCAAGCTGTAATTTAACAACACGACAATAGCATCAGACCCGACGAAGAGTTTGAGTGCCACCACCAATTTTTGTTGTTAGAAATAATCATGGGACAAATGTAGAAATTTTTTTACTACCAAAAGCAAAAAAATCAAAAAAAACTGATTTCAATGCAAAAACTATTTTAGAATAATTTATTGTTTAATGCTTGTTTAAAGGGTTTATAGGCAGGTTAAAATTAGTTTTTTTTATTTCTTTAAGACAAACTCTCAACTCATTTGAAAAAGCGGTATCTATTTTTTATTTTTTGGAATAGGTTTAAATATGATTTAAAATAGCTTTAAATCTCGTATTTGAAACTTTATTTTTATATTTTTGTGACCAAATTAGAAAAACAATGAAAAAAGTATTGGCAATCGTATTTTTAGGAAGTTTAGTAGCAGTAAGCTGTTCAAAAAAAGCTGACAAATCTTTACAAGACAGCAATATCATGTTAGAAGAGCCTGCAGCAACTACAGTAGTAGATTCTACAGCTAAGAAAACAGATTCTACACCGGCTCCGGCTGTAACTCCTGCACCTGCAACAGATTCTACAGCTGCAAAATAATGAAAAAACTGTTTTTAACAGGATTGATAAGTTTATTTATTGTTTCCTGTTCTAAAAAAGAAGATTCACAAGCTTTGGCAACAGAGTCTACAGATATTTCGACTCCTGTAAATAGCAATGTTTCGGGAAAAGATTTAATTGAAGGTTCTGATTGTATGGCTTGTCATAATGCTGTGGAAAGAACGATAGGCCCGTCTTATAAAGAAATTGCCGAAAAATATTCTGATAAAGATATCGAAATATTGGCATCGAAAATTATAGAGGGCGGAAGTGGAGTTTGGGGAAGCGTCCCGATGCAGCCTCATCCACAAGTTTCAAAAGAAGACGCCAAAAAAATGGTTGAATTTATTTTAAGTCAAAAGAAATAAATGACTGCCGAAAAATCAACTCTGCATCCAAGAAATCTGCACCGAAATTCTTATGATTTTGAACAGCTGATTTCTTGTGTGCCAGAATTGAAACATTATGTTTTCGTTAATCCTTACGGAAATCAAACCATTAATTTCAGTATTCCAAAAGCTGTAAAACTGTTGAATAAAGCTTTGTTGCAGCATTTTTATGGAATTAAAAACTGGGATATTCCTGACGAAAATCTTTGTCCGCCCATTCCGGGAAGAGCAGATTATATTCATTATCTCGCAGATTTATTGGCAGAAAACATTAAAGAAATTCCAAAAAAATCTTCTGTAAAAGGTCTCGATATCGGAACAGGAGCCAATTTGGTGTATCCTTTAATTGCGCATCAATCTTACGGTTGGAAAATGACGGGAACTGATATCAATCAGAAATCTTTGGAAAATGCTCAGAAGATTTTAGATGAAAATCCGAATTTCTCATCCCATATTCAATTGAAATTTCAACCGGACTCAAAATTTATATTCAAAAATATTCTTTCTTCTGAAGATAAATTTACATTTTCGATGTGTAATCCACCTTTCCATGATTCTGAAGAATCTGCAATGAAAGGGAATTTGCGAAAAACAAAGAATCTCAATAAGTCCAAAATTAAAAATCCAAAATTAAATTTTAGCGGACAGCAATCTGAATTGTGGTGTGAAGGAGGCGAAATCGCTTTCATCTCAAATATGATTCAAGAAAGCGTCAAATTTTCTTCACAAATTCTTTGGCTTACCTGTTTGGTTTCAAAAAAAGAAAATCTTTTTAAGCTGAATTCTCTTTTAAACAAAGTAAAAGCTGTCGAGGTAAAAACTATTGATATGACACAAGGTCAGAAAATCAGCAGAATTTTAGCTTGGACGTTTATTCCAAAAGAAAACAGGAAAAATTGGTTTTAAAATTTTAATGACTTGGGCAGCTATTTCCGCCTTCCACTCTCAATCTTTTTTTCGTCGTTCCTCCTCGCAAAAGGATTTCCGTTCAAGTCGGGCTGCGATTTTCACATAATAAAATAATTTTCAGCAAGATTAGAAGAGTTTTTATTTTGCGAGCTTAAAAAAAGCAACATGCTCAACTTCAATTTAATATGAAACTTTTGTGACTTTTATGGTTAAAATAAAATTCCAGTTTCATAAACGTTTAAAATTCACTATTTTTGCAATTCGAAAAAATTGAATTATAATGCAATTATCAGAACAGGAAATCATTAGAAGAGAAAAGCTGAATAAGCTTGTTGAAATGGGAATCAACGCATTCCCTGCAGAAGAATACAACGTTACAGATACTACAGAATCTATAAAACAGAATTTTTCTGAAAGTAAACAGGTGAAGATTGCGGGAAGATTGATGTCTCGCAGAATTCAGGGGAAGGCTTCTTTTGCTGAATTGCAGGATTCTACAGGGAAAATTCAGGTATATTTCAACAGAGACGAAATCTGTACAGGAGAAGATAAAACTTTATACAACGACGTTTACAAACACCTTTTAGACATCGGTGATATTATCGGTATCGAAGGCGAATTGTTCACAACTCAGGTTGGTGAAATGACGGTTTTGGTAAAAAACTTTACGCTTTTAACGAAAACTTTAAGACCTCTTCCTCAGGCAAAAACTGATGAGAATGGAGTAGTGCACGATGCTTTCAATGATGCTGAGTTAAGATACAGACAGCGTTATGTAGATTTAATTGTGAATCCACAGGTGAAAGAAATTTTCGTAAAGAGAACAAAATTGTTCAATGCAATGAGAACTTTCTTTAATGATTCAGGTTATTTTGAAGTTGAAACACCAATCTTACAGTCAATTCCTGGTGGGGCTGCTGCAAGACCGTTTATTACGCATCACAATGCTTTAGACATTCCTTTATATTTAAGAATTGCGAATGAATTATACCTGAAAAGATTGATCGTTGGTGGTTTTGACGGAGTTTATGAATTCTCGAAAAACTTCAGAAATGAAGGAATGGACAGAACTCACAACCCGGAATTTACC is drawn from Chryseobacterium muglaense and contains these coding sequences:
- a CDS encoding c-type cytochrome → MKKLFLTGLISLFIVSCSKKEDSQALATESTDISTPVNSNVSGKDLIEGSDCMACHNAVERTIGPSYKEIAEKYSDKDIEILASKIIEGGSGVWGSVPMQPHPQVSKEDAKKMVEFILSQKK
- the rlmF gene encoding 23S rRNA (adenine(1618)-N(6))-methyltransferase RlmF translates to MTAEKSTLHPRNLHRNSYDFEQLISCVPELKHYVFVNPYGNQTINFSIPKAVKLLNKALLQHFYGIKNWDIPDENLCPPIPGRADYIHYLADLLAENIKEIPKKSSVKGLDIGTGANLVYPLIAHQSYGWKMTGTDINQKSLENAQKILDENPNFSSHIQLKFQPDSKFIFKNILSSEDKFTFSMCNPPFHDSEESAMKGNLRKTKNLNKSKIKNPKLNFSGQQSELWCEGGEIAFISNMIQESVKFSSQILWLTCLVSKKENLFKLNSLLNKVKAVEVKTIDMTQGQKISRILAWTFIPKENRKNWF
- a CDS encoding anthranilate synthase component I family protein; protein product: MFTHKINIKTTSKKTLGDLQTPMNIYLQIRDKFRDTILLESSDAKNIDNNFSFIAVNAIAGIEIKNLHEYEIKFPNENPEKKSLENIEVTQLLNDFSRVFVCEKTNDNIEETAQSLFGYTSFEAVPLFENINFKPQSKEVEIPILRYRLYQYVIAINHFNDEMHLIENKIDGVKSEMLLLQDLIKNKNTLVYPFEKDGYETSNLTDEEYLELVDKAQKHCKRGDVFQLVLSRKFEQKFKGDEFNVYRALRNINPSPYLFFFDYGNYKLFGSSPESQLIIKNSKAVIHPIAGTFKRSGDFETDLQSAEALKKDPKENAEHTMLVDLARNDLGKKGKNVTVTKLKEIQLFSHVIHMVSEVTAELEENTNPFNIVSDTFPQGTLSGAPKYKALQLINEYEKDSRGYYGGCIGMIGLNGDCNQAIMIRTFLSKNNSLFYQAGAGLVAKSIPQNELEEVNNKLNALKKAVEKAEKLV